The sequence ACGCCTCATACCCCGTCCATACATCTAACTGCTCTATCTCCACCTGGCCATACGGCCAGAGGGATCGGATGATATCCACATCATTCCCCGTGCCATTGAGTACCATATGATGGTGGAGTCGGCCACCCTCGGCCGATAGCTGCTCAGTGACGTATATGTACTTTGTATCCATATCACGTGCCTTCCGGTATTTTCGAAGTTGGGACAACATCTTGCGGAGCAGCTTATTTGCGGCATCCCGGTCTGGGGGAAGATGCTGGTCGCCATAGGTCAGCACCACATGCAGATCCCTCGCGCAAAAATTGGCTGCCAGCATCATCTCCAGCTTTTGCCATGACCTGCGCATGTTGATCAGCTCTTGGGCCTCCTTTGACATTCGGCCTCGGCGTGCCCGCTCTTCCGGGTCATCTCGGACAGTCGGTATGGTATAGCAAACAACAGCAGACAGACGGCCTCCAGTGACTGTTTTGATTCGCTTTGCCATTTTAACCCTCCGCCCGGGCTAACGCCTGATCGATGAGCCTCCAATCGCCGATTGTCAGCTTTTCTCCAAGGAGAGCCGACCTAAGCATGGTCTCTGTCAGGTCGCCGCCCACGAGTTCACGCAGACACCCAAGACCCCGCGCTTGGCGAAAGCACAGCAGCCGATCATAAACCGCCCGCTTTTCGGCCGCATACCGTCCCGTAAAATTGCTCTGGTCTGCATCTGACTCCGCGGGAGGATCTGGTTGCGGCTGTGTTGGACCTAGGGACGTGCGGTTTATGAATTGAACTGCATCAACATCGGCGCCAAAAATGGTAACGCCGCCCAGATCAGGGACGTCCACGAACTCCCATGAGACGTCCTGTCCGATGATGAGCAGTCCAAGCTGCAGGCATTCTAGGACATAATCCCGCATTTCTTCTACGCAAGAGACTTTAGTCATTCCCGGCACTTTTAAAATCATTACTTCATGTCCCATATAACAGCCCTTTCTTTCGATGGGAATAGGCGTGGCAATGCCCCGCCCTCCCTTTTATCTTTTGTTGGCCAATCTGTTTACTATTCCGGCCCTATGCCGGGTGTCCCGCGTCAGAACTGTCCCCGCAAACGATCCTGGTAGGCAGGCCCCGCACAGGTCTTGTTTCATTCGCTCATCTCCGGCGGCTTCGGTATCGGCATCCACCATTCCACCGTGGGATTCTCCCACTCGGGGTATTCTTCAACGATCCACCCATCGCTATCGCAATAGCTTGCAATGCAAGCAGCGCTTATCAGTGTGATATTCGCTTTTGGCTTCCCGCTTACCAGCGCAAGGATAAAGCTATCGTCCCTCGGGATCTCGACGTCAGGGTCCCGCCACTCAAGATCGATCAATCTTTGCTTGACCTCGCGGAGTATCGCGCACCCGTGGATCCCTCGGCGCAGGCTCAAAATTAGTTCATCGATCCTCATCTCTATCCATCCTTTCCGCCAGCCGGGCCACCTTCTCGCCGCGCTTGGCCTCCGATAACGGGGCAACGTCAAAGAGCAGCCGCATCTGATCGAGCATGATGCCAACGTCCGCGAGCTCTTCGGCGATGTTATCGAGATTGTCAGCGCCGCGGCCATGCTTACAGACGGCAAGCTGCAGCTCCGCCATCTCTTCGTACAGCATCTTGATCTGCGCTTCTGGGCCGTAGTGGGCCAGGGCTTTCTTAAATATGTACATTTCAACGGGGTTCATTTTGCAGTCCTTACACCGCGCCACTGGCGCAACATCGGCGGCGGACATAATCTTGTTCCACTTCTCAACAACTTCTTCCCGCGAAAATCCATGTACGCTAACGAGTAAACCGTTGTCGCAAGAATGGTCAATGCAATAACATGTATTGCGCCTGGGGGTAAGCTGATATCCGTATACTCTTGGTTTCTCCGGCTCCTTCCCGCAAAATATGCATACATTCAGTTCAGCCATCGTCCACATCCTCCTCCTAGTCGCAATCCACGCAGTAGTCCCGCAAAACCGGCTCACCGGCTAAGTTGCATATCTGGCAGTCCCCGTCCCAATCTTCGCAAACACTATGCGCCTTACACACCCCGCGCATAAAGCAGTTGGAGCATTTCGGTTCAGTCATCCTGTCCCTCCTCCGTCGGTGAGCAGCATCTCTTTTTTTTTGATGTACCG is a genomic window of Intestinimonas massiliensis (ex Afouda et al. 2020) containing:
- a CDS encoding rolling circle replication-associated protein, with the translated sequence MAKRIKTVTGGRLSAVVCYTIPTVRDDPEERARRGRMSKEAQELINMRRSWQKLEMMLAANFCARDLHVVLTYGDQHLPPDRDAANKLLRKMLSQLRKYRKARDMDTKYIYVTEQLSAEGGRLHHHMVLNGTGNDVDIIRSLWPYGQVEIEQLDVWTGYEALAKYLTKEPREVGKTENGARTWTPSIGLAKPKAESDNVKDNVTVMAPPGAIILDRREKHNEFGDYLYLKYIMPEKKELKKGQRPPRRRKKE
- a CDS encoding DUF551 domain-containing protein — translated: MRIDELILSLRRGIHGCAILREVKQRLIDLEWRDPDVEIPRDDSFILALVSGKPKANITLISAACIASYCDSDGWIVEEYPEWENPTVEWWMPIPKPPEMSE